A stretch of Mya arenaria isolate MELC-2E11 chromosome 14, ASM2691426v1 DNA encodes these proteins:
- the LOC128216382 gene encoding serine/arginine repetitive matrix protein 2-like, translating into MYAESMERILLLLSLLLIEHRERLLLRLMERRERRRERSRSSLRSSKRRRRSLCSMKRRRRTLVRVHAIPVPEHTDAYTNSLSQTRVRAKTLPLPNTRTCTRTPYPPNEYAYTHSISPNTRTRTHTPSTPNTRTRTHTHFTPNTRTRARTPSPSHKRTRTRTHTLSTPNTCTRTHTPSTPNTHTRTHTPSSPHT; encoded by the coding sequence ATGTACGCAGAATCAATGGAGCGTATACTCCTCCTCCTCTCCCTTCTCCTCATTGAGCACAGGGAGCGCCTCCTCCTCCGCCTCATGGAGCGCCGAGAGCGCCGCAGAGAGCGATCCCGGTCATCCTTGAGGAGTAGTAAGAGGAGGAGGCGCTCCCTGTGCTCCAtgaagaggaggaggaggacACTCGTACGAGTACACGCAATCCCTGTCCCCGAACACACGGACGCGTACACCAACTCCCTCTCCCAAACACGCGTACGCGCAAAAACTCTACCTCTACCCAACACGCGTACGTGCACACGTACTCCCTATCCCCCAAATGAATACGCCTACACGCACTCAATCTCCCCGAACACACGTACGCGCACACACACTCCCTCTACCCCGAACACGCGTACGCGAACACACACTCACTTTACCCCAAACACGCGTACACGCGCACGCACTCCCTCTCCATCACACAAACGTACGCGTACACGCACGCACACTCTCTCTACCCCGAACACGTGTACGCGCACACACACTCCCTCTACCCCGAACACGCATACGCGAACACACACACCCTCATCTCCTCACACATAA